In Pseudomonas sp. PDNC002, the DNA window GCGCCATGCAACCCTACGCCATCGCTCCGTCGATCCTGTCCGCCGACTTCGCCCGCCTGGGTGAGGACGTCGACAAGGTGCTCGCCGCCGGTGCCGACATCGTCCACTTCGACGTGATGGACAACCACTACGTGCCGAACCTGACCATCGGCCCGATGGTCTGCACGGCCCTGCGCAAGTACGGCGTCACCGCGCCCATCGACGTGCACCTGATGGTTTCCCCGGTGGACCGCATCATCGGCGACTTCATCGAAGCCGGCGCCACCTACATCACCTTCCACCCCGAAGCTACCCAGCACATCGACCGTTCCCTGCAACTGATCAAGGACGGTGGCTGCAAGGCCGGCCTGGTGTTCAACCCGGCCACCTCGCTGGAAGCGCTCAAGTACGTGATGGACAAGATCGACATGGTCCTGCTGATGAGCGTGAACCCCGGCTTCGGCGGGCAGAAGTTCATCCCCGGCACCCTCGACAAGCTGCGCGAAGCCCGCGCGCTGATCGACGCTTCCGGCCGCGATATCCGTCTGGAAATCGACGGCGGGGTGAACGTGAAGAACATTCGTGAGATCGCCGCTGCTGGTGCCGACACCTTCGTCGCTGGCTCCGCCATCTTCAACGCACCGGACTACGCCGAGGTCATCCGCGCCATGCATGCCGAGCTGGCGCAGGCGCGCAAGTGATGAGCGCTGCACAACTGCCGTTCGCCGGGCTGCCGCGCCTGGTGATGTTCGACCTGGACGGCACCCTGGTGGATTCGGTCCCCGACCTCGCTGCGGCGGTGGACAAGATGCTGCTGGCGCTCGGGCGCCAGCCGGCCGGCCTGGACGCGGTGCGTCACTGGGTCGGTAACGGAGCGCGCGTGCTGGTGCGCCGCGCGCTGGCGGGCGACATCGAGCATGACAGTGTCAGCGAGGAAGAGACCGAGCGCGCACTGGAACTCTTCATGGACGCCTACGCCGACAGTCATGCGCTGACCGTGGTCTATCCCGGCGTCATCGAGACCCTGAAGTGGCTGAAGAAGCGCGGCGTCGAGCTGGCGTTGATCACCAACAAGCCCGAGCGCTTCGTCGCGCCCCTGCTGGACGAGATGAAGCTGGGCAAGTTCTTCCGCTGGATCATCGGTGGCGACACCCTGCCGCAGCAGAAACCCGATCCGGCCGCGCTGCTGTTCGTGATGAAGATGGCCGGCGTGTCGGCGGAGCAGGCGCTGTTCGTCGGCGACTCGCGCAACGATATCCTCGCCGCCAAGGCCGCCGGCGTACGCAGCGTGGGCCTGAGCTACGGCTACAACCACGGACGGCCCATCGCCGAGGAAACCCCGACGCTGGTGCTGGACGATCTGCGCCATCTGCTGCCTTGCTTCGACTCGGGCAAAGCGATAGTGTTGCCCGACTCCGCTTCAAAACCCGCTCAGCGAGACAGCACCGTGGAAACGGCTCCCCACACACTCTGGATGAAAGTCATCAAGGCCCTGGCCCGCTGGCGCTGGCGCGCCTGACATCCTTTCGGCCGGTACGCCCGGCACGTGTGTGCACCTCTTGTCCGTATTCCTCCTCATTCCACGAGGCTGATCATGACCCGCGAAGAATTCCAGCGCCTGGCCGCCGAAGGCTATAACCGTATTCCGCTCACCTGCGAAACCCTGGCTGACTTCGACACCCCGCTGTCGATCTACCTGAAGCTCGCCGATGGCGCCAACACCTACCTGCTCGAGTCCGTTCAGGGCGGCGAGAAGTGGGGCCGTTATTCCATCATCGGCCTGCCCAGCCGCACCGTGCTGCGCGTCTATGGCCATCAGGCAAGCATCAAGGTCGACGGCGTCGAGACCGAGAGCTTCGAATGCGCCGATCCGCTGGCCTTCGTCGAGGAGTTCAAGGAGCGCTACCGCGTGCCGACCATCGCCGGTCTGCCGCGCTTCAACGGCGGCCTGGTGGGTTACTTCGGCTATGACTGCGTGCGCTACGTCGAGCAGCGCCTGGCGCAGTGCCCGAACCCGGACCCGCTGAATAATCCGGACATCCTGCTGATGGTGTCCGACGCGGTAGTCGTGTTCGACAACCTGGCCGGCAAGATGCACGCGATCGTTCTCGCCGACCCAGCCCAGGCCGACGCCTACGACAAGGGCCTGGCGCAATTGGATGAACTGCTGGAGCGCCTGCGCCAGCCGATCACCCCGCGCCGCGGCCTGGACTTCAGCGCGGTCAACGCGCCGGAGCCGCAGTTCCGCGCCAGCTTCACCCGCGAGGACTACGAGCGGGCGGTGGATACCGTGAAGGAGTACATCCTCGCCGGTGACTGCATGCAGGTCGTGCCGTCGCAGCGCATGTCCATCGACTTCAGCGCCGCGCCCATCGACCTGTACCGCGCGCTGCGCTGCTTCAACCCGACGCCGTACATGTACTTCTTCAACTTCGGCGACTTCCATGTTGTCGGCAGCTCGCCGGAAGTGCTGGTGCGTGTCGAAGATGGCGAAGTCACCGTGCGCCCCATCGCCGGTACCCGCCCGCGTGGCGCGACCGAAGAAGCCGACCGCGCGCTGGAAGAGGACCTGCTGTCCGACGCCAAGGAAATCGCCGAGCACCTGATGCTCATCGACTTGGGCCGCAACGACGTCGGTCGCGTGTCGCAGACCGGCAGCGTGAAGGTCACCGAACAGATGGTCATCGAGCGCTACTCCAACGTCATGCACATCGTTTCCAACGTGAACGGCCAGCTCAAGCCGGAGCTCTCGGCGATGGACGCCCTGCGCGCCATCCTGCCGGCCGGCACCCTGTCCGGCGCGCCGAAGATCCGCGCCATGGAAATCATCGACGAGCTGGAGCCGGTCAAGCGTGGCGTCTACGGCGGTGCCGTGGGCTATCTCGCGTGGAACGGCAACATGGATACCGCCATCGCCATCCGCACCGCGGTGATCAAGAATGGCGAACTCCACGTCCAGGCCGGTGGCGGTATCGTCGCCGACTCCGTACCGGCAGCCGAGTGGGAAGAAACCATCAACAAGCGCCGCGCGATGTTCCGGGCCGTGGCGCTGGCTGAGCATACTGCCAAGGTGTATGGCCGCGATTGAGTTCGTGGTTGGATGAAAAGCCCCGCTTCGGCGGGGCTTTTTCTTTTCGTAGGAGCGGACTCCGTCCGCGATAGCTACGAGCCGCGCCGGGAGCCATCGCGGACGGAGTCCGCTCCTACAGGTTCAAGAGCTTCTCCCCCTCGCCTTGGCGCCGCGCTCCCTCAAACGGGAGAGAGGCAGCGTTCCATGCAGGATGAAACCACAATGTCAGCCGTCACATTCTGCCCCCTCTCCCTCTGGGAGAGGGTTGGGGTGAGGGCTGTTCATCGCTGAGGAGCCTGGCCGGTGGCTCTTGTAGAAATCCTGCTCACCCCGCCTGCCGCGCCTCAACCACCTGCAGATTCGCCTTGCGCTGAACCAGGGCGGCATTCGCCTGCAGCGAGCGCTCCTCCACGTAGGCGGCGAGGTGGTCCACTGCGACGTACTGCATCGCCTTGTGGCTGTCATCCAGCGTGGTCACCGGCAGGGCGATGCGCCCGCAGGACAGCGCCTTGCTGAAGTTCTCCCGGTTCAGGTTGCGGAACCAGCGCTCGCGTACCTGTTCCAGCGGCACCAGGACGTCCCCGAAAATCTGATAGACCAGGCTCACCGTCTCCGGGCGCGGGGCGGGGCGAATATCGGCGGTCGACTGCATGGGACTCTCCTGTTCCGATGGTTGTGGCGACAGAACCAAATATAGCAAAGGTTGTATTTTTCTTCAATCGCCGCGCAAAGAAAACCCCGCCGAAGCGGGGTTCTTTTCCTGCGCAATGGCTCAGCGAACCAGGGTCGGCGCGCGGCGATGACGCACCGTGGACCACCAGAACACCCAGCCGATCATGCGGATCTGTCCGCTGTCGAACTGCTCC includes these proteins:
- the rpe gene encoding ribulose-phosphate 3-epimerase; translation: MQPYAIAPSILSADFARLGEDVDKVLAAGADIVHFDVMDNHYVPNLTIGPMVCTALRKYGVTAPIDVHLMVSPVDRIIGDFIEAGATYITFHPEATQHIDRSLQLIKDGGCKAGLVFNPATSLEALKYVMDKIDMVLLMSVNPGFGGQKFIPGTLDKLREARALIDASGRDIRLEIDGGVNVKNIREIAAAGADTFVAGSAIFNAPDYAEVIRAMHAELAQARK
- a CDS encoding phosphoglycolate phosphatase; translation: MSAAQLPFAGLPRLVMFDLDGTLVDSVPDLAAAVDKMLLALGRQPAGLDAVRHWVGNGARVLVRRALAGDIEHDSVSEEETERALELFMDAYADSHALTVVYPGVIETLKWLKKRGVELALITNKPERFVAPLLDEMKLGKFFRWIIGGDTLPQQKPDPAALLFVMKMAGVSAEQALFVGDSRNDILAAKAAGVRSVGLSYGYNHGRPIAEETPTLVLDDLRHLLPCFDSGKAIVLPDSASKPAQRDSTVETAPHTLWMKVIKALARWRWRA
- the trpE gene encoding anthranilate synthase component I, with protein sequence MTREEFQRLAAEGYNRIPLTCETLADFDTPLSIYLKLADGANTYLLESVQGGEKWGRYSIIGLPSRTVLRVYGHQASIKVDGVETESFECADPLAFVEEFKERYRVPTIAGLPRFNGGLVGYFGYDCVRYVEQRLAQCPNPDPLNNPDILLMVSDAVVVFDNLAGKMHAIVLADPAQADAYDKGLAQLDELLERLRQPITPRRGLDFSAVNAPEPQFRASFTREDYERAVDTVKEYILAGDCMQVVPSQRMSIDFSAAPIDLYRALRCFNPTPYMYFFNFGDFHVVGSSPEVLVRVEDGEVTVRPIAGTRPRGATEEADRALEEDLLSDAKEIAEHLMLIDLGRNDVGRVSQTGSVKVTEQMVIERYSNVMHIVSNVNGQLKPELSAMDALRAILPAGTLSGAPKIRAMEIIDELEPVKRGVYGGAVGYLAWNGNMDTAIAIRTAVIKNGELHVQAGGGIVADSVPAAEWEETINKRRAMFRAVALAEHTAKVYGRD
- a CDS encoding pyocin activator PrtN family protein; this encodes MQSTADIRPAPRPETVSLVYQIFGDVLVPLEQVRERWFRNLNRENFSKALSCGRIALPVTTLDDSHKAMQYVAVDHLAAYVEERSLQANAALVQRKANLQVVEARQAG